DNA sequence from the Cellulophaga sp. HaHaR_3_176 genome:
TTGTAGAAAAGGAGGACGGAAGAACATACCCAAATATTTTATTCAGTTTTGGTGAGTTACCAGATTCTCCGCCAGAGAAAAAGTTTGAAGCTGACCCAACTATGGAGTTTGATGACACTTTTGACAGCTATGATGATTTAGATTTCGATGAAAATTGGAATTAACCACAGTGCTATTTATTAACAATACCAAAACCTTCAACTCTATACAATGATCAATTTATACGCTACTCAAATAGAAACAATTTCACTACACAGAGTAGGAAATAAAAATAAAGGTGAAGCAATTTTCTTGTCTGAAAACTCACATGCTTTAAATGATGAAACAACAGGTTTATTAAAAGAATATTTCTTTAAGCCTTTTAGAGAAAAAGAAGAAAACTATTTCAATTTTGCAAATGAGGTAGATGTAGAGTTTAACGAAATGTTTAAAATTGTTTCTGATGTTTTTTCAGATCCAGATAGCTTACACGCTAACTCAAAAAAAATTGCAAGTTACTTATACGAACAATCTAACCACCCACACATTAAAAGTGGCGAGGTTTATATTGCCTATTTAAATGGTGTTTTACTAGATAATGTAAAGGTAAATGCTATCGGTATTTTTAAAAGTGAATTAAAACACGATTTTATTCAGTTTGAAGAAAATGGAAGCAATATTAATATTGTTGTTCAACAAGGCATCAACATAAATAAATTAGATAAAGGTTGCTTAATTTTTGATACGGAAAAAGAAGCCGGCTACAAAGTATTATCTGTCGATAGTAACAGGTATGATACCAAATATTGGTTAGAAGAATTTTTAGGTGTCGAAGCACTTTCTGATGACAATTTTAAAACTAAAAACTATTTAAAATTCTGTCAAAACTTTGCTAAAGATGTTGTTTTACCTGCTGAAGATAAGCAGCAAGAGGTTTTGTTTATGAACCGCGCTGTTAACCATTTTGCTAAAAACGATTCTTTTGAAGAAAGTAATTTTTTAAATGAGGTTATGGAAAACCCCGATTTAATTCCTGAATTCAAACATTATAAAACTGAAAAAGGACCAAAATATAGCGTAGAAGATGTTTCTACTTTTGATATCGCAAACAAAGCAGTTTCTGATGCCAGAAAAAAAATTAAAAACGTAATAAACCTAGATACAAACATTCAGATAAAACTTGATTTTATAAATCCAGAATCAGCTGAAAAATTTGTAGAAAAGGGTTGGGATGAAGAAAAGCAAATGTATTACTACTTAGTATACTTTAACAAAGAGCAAAAAAGCTAATTAGAGGTTAATCTGATGTTCCATGATTTGTTTCATACTAACATCTTCATAATTCCGTTTCACAAAATCTAGGGCGAGGTTCAATACTTCGCCCATTTTTTTACAACTTTTAAAATCTACATCTGAGGTAAGTTCATAAATTTCTGATTTTAAAAGCTCTGTATTTTCCTTTGTTGATATATTATCAACTAAACAAGCCTTTAAAAGTCTTTTTATTCTATTTCCTGAACTTTTAATTCTTTTAGCTACAATTGAACGCTCCTC
Encoded proteins:
- a CDS encoding nucleoid-associated protein — its product is MINLYATQIETISLHRVGNKNKGEAIFLSENSHALNDETTGLLKEYFFKPFREKEENYFNFANEVDVEFNEMFKIVSDVFSDPDSLHANSKKIASYLYEQSNHPHIKSGEVYIAYLNGVLLDNVKVNAIGIFKSELKHDFIQFEENGSNINIVVQQGININKLDKGCLIFDTEKEAGYKVLSVDSNRYDTKYWLEEFLGVEALSDDNFKTKNYLKFCQNFAKDVVLPAEDKQQEVLFMNRAVNHFAKNDSFEESNFLNEVMENPDLIPEFKHYKTEKGPKYSVEDVSTFDIANKAVSDARKKIKNVINLDTNIQIKLDFINPESAEKFVEKGWDEEKQMYYYLVYFNKEQKS